A genome region from Hevea brasiliensis isolate MT/VB/25A 57/8 chromosome 9, ASM3005281v1, whole genome shotgun sequence includes the following:
- the LOC110657969 gene encoding glutaredoxin-C11-like → MDRVRDLASTRAAVIFTKSSCCMCHSIKTLFYELGASPAIHELDRDANGREMEGALRGLGCNPSVPAVFIGGKYVGSAKDVLSLHLEGSLKQMLIDAKAIWF, encoded by the coding sequence ATGGATAGGGTGAGAGACTTGGCATCGACAAGGGCTGCAGTTATCTTCACCAAGAGCTCATGTTGCATGTGCCATAGCATCAAGACACTTTTTTACGAACTTGGTGCAAGCCCTGCAATTCACGAGCTCGACCGCGACGCCAATGGAAGGGAAATGGAGGGGGCTTTGAGAGGCCTGGGATGTAATCCCTCAGTCCCGGCTGTGTTCATAGGAGGAAAATATGTAGGCTCCGCAAAAGATGTCTTATCCCTGCACTTGGAAGGCTCACTGAAGCAAATGCTCATAGATGCCAAGGCAATTTGGTTCTAG
- the LOC110657995 gene encoding monothiol glutaredoxin-S9: MEKVMGLASEKGVVIFSKSSCCMCYAVKILFQGIGVDPLVYEIDQDPEGREMERALMRMGCTAPVPAVFIGGKLIGSTNEIMSLHLSGTLIQMLKPYQALS, encoded by the coding sequence ATGGAAAAGGTGATGGGACTGGCCTCAGAGAAGGGGGTAGTGATATTCAGCAAGAGCTCCTGTTGCATGTGTTATGCAGTCAAAATACTATTTCAAGGAATTGGAGTGGACCCTTTGGTTTATGAGATTGACCAAGACCCTGAAGGCAGGGAAATGGAAAGAGCTCTCATGAGAATGGGGTGTACTGCTCCTGTACCAGCTGTGTTCATTGGTGGAAAGCTGATAGGATCTACCAATGAAATCATGTCCCTCCATCTAAGTGGCACACTCATTCAAATGCTCAAGCCATACCAGGCTTTATCTTAA